Sequence from the Segatella copri genome:
CAATATGCAAATATACGGAATAGATTTGGCAAAAGAGAAATTTGACGTAAGTTTTTTCGACTTGACATCAAAAAAAGTATCAAACCACCCTTCACATAAGGTTGTAAAGAACAATTTTAAGAGTATCGGAAGGTTTTTAGAAACCCTTCCAAGCGATGCTGTATTGGTTGCTGAGCATACCGGAGTTTATGGTGATACTCTCTTGAAGTGCTGCATGGATAGCAATGTGAAGATTGCCTTTGTGGGTGGATATGTCATCCATAGATACAGAGCTACCCCTGACCGTGCCAAGACGGATGTCCTGGATTGTGCACTGCTCAGAGATTTTGGAGAGAGATATCCTGATAAGCTGAAATACAAGACGTTTCCAGAAGAGGCTCTATATGAGCTTCGTCAATTGGCACGCCACCGGGAAATGCTTGTAGAACAGCGTAAGCAGCTAATAACAGCCGACAAGAGCGAGGATTGTCGTCCTATCAGAAGTCTTACCGTCAAGCGAAGCATGGACCGCATCAAAGAGATGTTGGACACGGAAATTGCAGAGACGGAAAAAGAAATGTTGAAAGTCATAAATGGACATGAGAGCATTCGCCACAACTATGAGCTTGTTAAAAGTGTCGATGGAGTTGGGCTGATTACCGCAGTAGAACTATTGGTAAAAACAGAGAATTTCACAAAAATAACTACAGCGCGCCAATATGCTGCTTATGCAGGAACTGCGCCATACGAAAAATCATCGGGGAAAATGGACAAGGGAGCACATATATCCAAGATTGGTAATAGACGGTCAAAGACCTTGTTGTACATCTGCGCAGAAAGCGCCAGATTGCACAACAAGGAGATTAAACTGTATTACGAGAGACGTACTTTAATAGATAAAAAGCCGCGTCATTATGTACTAAATGCCATAGCAAACAAGTTGCTAAGGATCATATTCACCCTCGTGGAAAAAGGTGAATACTATGAC
This genomic interval carries:
- a CDS encoding IS110 family transposase, whose protein sequence is MQIYGIDLAKEKFDVSFFDLTSKKVSNHPSHKVVKNNFKSIGRFLETLPSDAVLVAEHTGVYGDTLLKCCMDSNVKIAFVGGYVIHRYRATPDRAKTDVLDCALLRDFGERYPDKLKYKTFPEEALYELRQLARHREMLVEQRKQLITADKSEDCRPIRSLTVKRSMDRIKEMLDTEIAETEKEMLKVINGHESIRHNYELVKSVDGVGLITAVELLVKTENFTKITTARQYAAYAGTAPYEKSSGKMDKGAHISKIGNRRSKTLLYICAESARLHNKEIKLYYERRTLIDKKPRHYVLNAIANKLLRIIFTLVEKGEYYDANFIRQDPRVVKYN